A genomic window from Struthio camelus isolate bStrCam1 chromosome 2, bStrCam1.hap1, whole genome shotgun sequence includes:
- the STEAP2 gene encoding metalloreductase STEAP2 isoform X2 — MESISMMGSPKNHNETFLPNVANGIKDASKITIGIIGSGDFAKSLTIRLIRCGYHVVVGSRNPKLAAEFFPHVVDVTHHEDAVAKTNIIFVAIHREHYASLWDLKHLLAGKILVDVSNNARVDQYPDSNAEYLASLFPDSLIVKGFNVVSAWSLQLGPKDASRQVYICSNNVPARHQVIELARQLNFIPIDLGALSSSREIENLPLRLFTLWKGPVVMAISLATFFFIYSFIRDVIHPYVRNQQSDFYKIPIEIVNKTLPIVAITLLSLVYLSGLIAAAYQLYYGTKYRRFPPWLESWLQCRKQLGLLSFFFATVHVAYSLCLPMRRSERYLFLNMAYQQVHANVENSWNEEEVWRIEMYISFGIMSLGLLSLLAVTSIPSVNSALNWREFSFIQVRSFYFCHV, encoded by the exons ATGGAATCAATCTCTATGATGGGAAGTCCTAAGAACCACAATGAAACTTTTTTACCAAACGTTGCCAATGGCATCAAGGATGCCAGTAAGATCACAATAGGCATCATTGGAAGTGGAGACTTTGCCAAGTCATTGACCATTAGGCTCATCAGATGTGGGTACCACGTGGTTGTGGGAAGCAGAAACCCTAAACTTGCTGCCGAGTTCTTTCCTCATGTGGTTGATGTCACTCATCATGAAGATGCAGTAGCAAAAACAAACATCATTTTTGTAGCCATACACAGAGAACATTATGCTTCTTTGTGGGACCTCAAGCATTTACTTGCTGGTAAAATTCTGGTTGATGTCAGCAACAATGCAAGAGTAGACCAGTATCCAGATTCCAATGCAGAGTACTTGGCATCACTTTTCCCAGATTCCCTGATCGTCAAAGGATTCAATGTTGTTTCAGCTTGGTCATTGCAGTTAGGACCAAAGGATGCCAGCAGACAg GTCTATATATGCAGTAACAATGTTCCAGCTCGCCATCAAGTTATTGAGCTTGCCCGGCAGCTCAATTTTATTCCTATTGATTTGGGGGCGTTGTCATCTTCAAGGGAGATTGAAAACTTACCGCTACGACTGTTCACACTGTGGAAGGGACCGGTAGTGATGGCCATCAGCCTGGcaacatttttcttcatctaCTCCTTTATCAGAGATGTAATACATCCATATGTGAGAAATCAGCAGAGTGACTTTTACAAGATCCCCATTGAGATTGTGAACAAGACTCTACCAATTGTTGCTATCACTTTACTCTCTCTAGTATATTTATCAGGACTTATTGCAGCTGCTTATCAGCTTTACTACGGTACTAAGTATAGGCGATTTCCACCTTGGTTGGAGAGCTGGCTGCAATGTCGAAAGCAGCTCGGACTGCTGAGCTTTTTCTTTGCCACAGTGCATGTGGCATACAGCCTCTGCTTACCTATGAGGAGATCAGAGCGATACTTGTTCCTCAACATGGCATATCAACAG GTTCATGCAAATGTTGAAAATTCTTGGAATGAGGAAGAAGTGTGGCGAATTGAAATGTATATCTCCTTTGGAATAATGAGTCTTGGACTGCTTTCTTTGCTGGCAGTAACTTCAATCCCTTCAGTAAACAGTGCCTTAAACTGGAGGGAGTTCAGTTTTATTCAG GTAAGATCATTTTACTTCTGCCATGTATAA
- the STEAP2 gene encoding metalloreductase STEAP2 isoform X1: MESISMMGSPKNHNETFLPNVANGIKDASKITIGIIGSGDFAKSLTIRLIRCGYHVVVGSRNPKLAAEFFPHVVDVTHHEDAVAKTNIIFVAIHREHYASLWDLKHLLAGKILVDVSNNARVDQYPDSNAEYLASLFPDSLIVKGFNVVSAWSLQLGPKDASRQVYICSNNVPARHQVIELARQLNFIPIDLGALSSSREIENLPLRLFTLWKGPVVMAISLATFFFIYSFIRDVIHPYVRNQQSDFYKIPIEIVNKTLPIVAITLLSLVYLSGLIAAAYQLYYGTKYRRFPPWLESWLQCRKQLGLLSFFFATVHVAYSLCLPMRRSERYLFLNMAYQQVHANVENSWNEEEVWRIEMYISFGIMSLGLLSLLAVTSIPSVNSALNWREFSFIQSTLGYVALLISTFHVLIYGWKRAFEEEYYRFYTPPSFVLALVLPSIVILGKIILLLPCISRKLRRIRRGWEKSHIMNEASGSVSHLSPERITVM, translated from the exons ATGGAATCAATCTCTATGATGGGAAGTCCTAAGAACCACAATGAAACTTTTTTACCAAACGTTGCCAATGGCATCAAGGATGCCAGTAAGATCACAATAGGCATCATTGGAAGTGGAGACTTTGCCAAGTCATTGACCATTAGGCTCATCAGATGTGGGTACCACGTGGTTGTGGGAAGCAGAAACCCTAAACTTGCTGCCGAGTTCTTTCCTCATGTGGTTGATGTCACTCATCATGAAGATGCAGTAGCAAAAACAAACATCATTTTTGTAGCCATACACAGAGAACATTATGCTTCTTTGTGGGACCTCAAGCATTTACTTGCTGGTAAAATTCTGGTTGATGTCAGCAACAATGCAAGAGTAGACCAGTATCCAGATTCCAATGCAGAGTACTTGGCATCACTTTTCCCAGATTCCCTGATCGTCAAAGGATTCAATGTTGTTTCAGCTTGGTCATTGCAGTTAGGACCAAAGGATGCCAGCAGACAg GTCTATATATGCAGTAACAATGTTCCAGCTCGCCATCAAGTTATTGAGCTTGCCCGGCAGCTCAATTTTATTCCTATTGATTTGGGGGCGTTGTCATCTTCAAGGGAGATTGAAAACTTACCGCTACGACTGTTCACACTGTGGAAGGGACCGGTAGTGATGGCCATCAGCCTGGcaacatttttcttcatctaCTCCTTTATCAGAGATGTAATACATCCATATGTGAGAAATCAGCAGAGTGACTTTTACAAGATCCCCATTGAGATTGTGAACAAGACTCTACCAATTGTTGCTATCACTTTACTCTCTCTAGTATATTTATCAGGACTTATTGCAGCTGCTTATCAGCTTTACTACGGTACTAAGTATAGGCGATTTCCACCTTGGTTGGAGAGCTGGCTGCAATGTCGAAAGCAGCTCGGACTGCTGAGCTTTTTCTTTGCCACAGTGCATGTGGCATACAGCCTCTGCTTACCTATGAGGAGATCAGAGCGATACTTGTTCCTCAACATGGCATATCAACAG GTTCATGCAAATGTTGAAAATTCTTGGAATGAGGAAGAAGTGTGGCGAATTGAAATGTATATCTCCTTTGGAATAATGAGTCTTGGACTGCTTTCTTTGCTGGCAGTAACTTCAATCCCTTCAGTAAACAGTGCCTTAAACTGGAGGGAGTTCAGTTTTATTCAG TCCACACTTGGATATGTTGCTCTGCTCATAAGTACTTTCCATGTACTGATTTACGGGTGGAAAAGAGCCTTTGAAGAAGAATACTACAGATTTTATACACCACCAAGTTTTGTTCTTGCCCTTGTTCTGCCTTCCATTGTAATTCTAGGTAAGATCATTTTACTTCTGCCATGTATAAGCAGGAAACTGAGAAGAATTAGAAGAGGATGGGAGAAGAGCCATATTATGAACGAAGCAAGTGGGTCTGTTTCACATCTCTCCCCGGAAAGGATAACTGTGATGTGA